In the genome of Bacillus sp. S3, one region contains:
- a CDS encoding DUF2269 family protein, translated as MTLYTFILLIHIVAAVVGLGATFGMPVLMGKVKNVSQAKFALLVSQGTEKLAKIGSITLLITGIIMAIIHPELFKEIWYIASIVIYIAVQPIAAGILPKKAKLQIEVLEKHQGEELPEEYKKLAKQAIPLNNILHMAAILLIILMTIKPF; from the coding sequence ATGACATTATACACATTCATATTGCTGATCCACATTGTAGCGGCCGTAGTTGGACTAGGGGCTACTTTTGGCATGCCTGTTTTAATGGGAAAGGTAAAAAATGTATCTCAAGCAAAGTTTGCTCTATTGGTTTCACAAGGAACAGAGAAATTAGCCAAAATCGGAAGCATTACACTGCTAATCACAGGGATTATCATGGCCATAATCCATCCGGAATTATTCAAGGAAATTTGGTATATTGCCTCAATTGTCATCTACATAGCCGTTCAACCCATTGCCGCCGGAATCCTTCCGAAGAAAGCTAAACTTCAAATCGAGGTCCTTGAAAAACATCAAGGTGAAGAGTTGCCTGAAGAATATAAAAAACTGGCAAAACAAGCAATTCCATTAAATAACATTTTACATATGGCGGCTATTCTTTTAATTATTCTGATGACAATAAAACCATTTTAA
- a CDS encoding vWA domain-containing protein gives MKKNVTELVFILDKSGSMAGLEADTIGGYNAMLMKQQKAEGEAIVTTVLFDHDYELLHDRINVKGISPITEEDYEVGGTTALLDAIGFTVQKMVNVQKRTSESERAEKVLFVITTDGMENASREFTTDKIKKIIQHQKDKYGWEFLFLGANIDAVTTAAQFGIEEEFAVDYHADHVGTQVNYEAVNEAVITLRSGKKIDRTWKEGIERDYNRRLRNK, from the coding sequence ATGAAAAAGAATGTAACAGAATTGGTATTTATTTTAGACAAAAGCGGCTCCATGGCAGGACTTGAAGCAGATACAATTGGCGGTTATAATGCAATGCTGATGAAGCAGCAGAAAGCAGAAGGAGAAGCCATTGTTACTACAGTCTTATTCGATCACGATTATGAGTTATTACATGACCGAATAAATGTTAAGGGTATATCTCCTATTACAGAAGAGGATTATGAGGTAGGCGGGACTACTGCACTATTAGACGCCATTGGTTTTACCGTTCAAAAAATGGTGAATGTACAAAAGAGGACAAGTGAGAGTGAACGAGCAGAAAAGGTCCTTTTCGTGATTACAACGGATGGGATGGAAAATGCCAGCCGCGAATTTACAACTGACAAAATCAAAAAAATAATTCAGCATCAAAAAGACAAATATGGCTGGGAATTCCTGTTCCTCGGAGCAAATATCGATGCGGTCACAACCGCTGCTCAATTTGGAATCGAAGAGGAATTTGCTGTGGATTATCATGCTGATCATGTAGGAACTCAAGTTAATTATGAAGCGGTTAATGAAGCTGTGATTACCCTTCGAAGCGGCAAAAAGATTGACAGAACCTGGAAAGAAGGGATTGAAAGGGATTATAATCGTCGTTTACGGAATAAATGA
- a CDS encoding macro domain-containing protein: MPLEIVRHDLTKMKVDAIVNAANTSLKMGGGVCGAIFRAAGTSKLQEACNQIGECKVGEAVITDGFQLDAKYIIHTPGPIWQGGSHQEAALLKKSFYNSLELAKKHQCESIAFPLISTGIYGYPRDEALQIAVSTIGSFLLHHDMHVFLVVFDKKSFCLSKKLFTSIHQFIDEHYVELVESTFTRNREEPFILEQRQEVEILQESLYKETDYSLENLLNQLDESFSERLLRLIDEKEMTDVETYKRANIDRKLFSKIRNGIDYTPKKKTAVAFAIALHLNVDETIALLTTAGYTLSRSSKFDVIIEYFIQQANYNIHEINEALFAFDQPLLGA; this comes from the coding sequence ATGCCCTTAGAAATTGTTCGCCATGATCTTACCAAGATGAAGGTAGATGCAATTGTGAATGCTGCGAATACGTCATTGAAAATGGGTGGTGGTGTTTGCGGAGCGATTTTTCGTGCAGCAGGCACCAGTAAGTTGCAAGAAGCATGCAATCAAATTGGTGAATGCAAGGTGGGGGAAGCCGTTATTACTGATGGGTTTCAATTGGATGCAAAATATATTATTCATACACCTGGGCCAATTTGGCAAGGAGGCTCCCATCAAGAAGCAGCTTTGTTAAAGAAATCTTTTTATAACTCCTTAGAGCTGGCAAAAAAACACCAATGTGAATCAATTGCCTTTCCACTGATTTCGACTGGCATATACGGCTATCCAAGAGATGAAGCATTACAGATTGCGGTTTCCACCATCGGTTCATTTTTATTACATCATGATATGCACGTTTTTCTTGTTGTTTTCGACAAGAAATCCTTTTGTTTAAGCAAGAAGTTATTTACATCCATTCATCAATTTATTGATGAGCATTATGTCGAGCTTGTAGAAAGCACGTTTACTCGTAATAGAGAAGAACCATTTATATTGGAACAACGGCAAGAAGTTGAAATTCTTCAAGAGTCCCTATATAAAGAGACTGATTATTCATTAGAAAACTTATTGAACCAACTGGATGAATCTTTTTCCGAACGGCTGCTTCGTTTAATTGATGAAAAGGAAATGACAGATGTTGAGACATATAAAAGGGCAAACATTGACCGGAAATTATTCTCTAAAATCCGGAATGGCATCGATTACACTCCAAAAAAGAAAACTGCCGTTGCTTTTGCGATTGCATTACATTTAAATGTAGATGAAACGATTGCTCTGCTGACGACCGCTGGTTATACCTTGTCACGCAGCAGTAAATTCGATGTTATTATTGAATACTTTATTCAGCAGGCTAACTACAATATTCATGAAATTAATGAAGCCTTATTTGCTTTTGACCAGCCATTACTTGGTGCTTAA
- a CDS encoding GNAT family N-acetyltransferase yields MQITFENIYTLGHVISENNLYSQIHYPEMLTRYDSNFIEFKQIPTLTEFKKAESYLREFHLKHGQNHLKFYFPPNEKPAEELIDYMDNSGYEIGFLELYAIEPNQFPSVIENPDIEIHTLSDNNLESFLTLQYQQDLENGRDFANQNQELHKRNFKNPNIQQLLASYKGTPAGSVDIIIKQNTAEIDGLVVNENFQKKGIGSRLQKFVMDQFSNKTIILVADGEDTPREMYRRQNYQYQGFKYQSHKVYED; encoded by the coding sequence ATGCAAATAACATTTGAAAATATTTATACGCTTGGTCATGTCATATCTGAAAATAATCTATACAGCCAGATACATTATCCAGAAATGTTAACTAGATATGATAGTAACTTTATAGAGTTTAAACAGATTCCGACTCTGACAGAATTTAAAAAGGCAGAGAGTTATTTAAGAGAATTCCATTTAAAACATGGTCAAAACCACCTAAAGTTTTATTTTCCTCCAAATGAAAAACCTGCTGAAGAACTAATTGATTACATGGATAATTCAGGCTATGAAATTGGATTTCTCGAACTATATGCGATTGAACCTAATCAATTTCCTTCAGTAATAGAAAATCCAGATATTGAGATTCATACTTTGTCTGATAACAATCTTGAGTCCTTTCTTACATTACAATATCAGCAAGATTTGGAGAATGGGCGTGACTTTGCAAATCAAAATCAGGAATTGCATAAACGAAATTTTAAGAATCCGAATATTCAGCAGCTGCTTGCATCATATAAAGGTACTCCGGCAGGATCGGTAGATATTATTATTAAGCAAAACACAGCGGAAATTGACGGTTTGGTTGTTAATGAAAACTTTCAGAAAAAGGGCATAGGAAGCAGATTGCAGAAATTTGTTATGGATCAATTTTCTAATAAAACCATCATTTTAGTCGCGGATGGTGAAGATACTCCTAGAGAAATGTACAGAAGGCAAAACTATCAGTACCAGGGTTTTAAATATCAATCCCACAAAGTATATGAAGATTAA
- a CDS encoding class I SAM-dependent methyltransferase has product MSSIFAKWYDIFMKPLEKKKFKQIRKKLLANATGSVLELGSGTGVNFPYYTSAEKVTAVEPSLHMIEQSISKQKQSVIPIEVVQAVAEDLPFKADMFDTVVATLVFCTIPNPEKAILEMKRVCKLNGKILLFEHVKMENRILGTIQELLTPVWKKICDGCCLNRNTIKLLNGHDIMMTRVQKYSKDLFVLVESVNKK; this is encoded by the coding sequence ATGAGCAGTATTTTTGCAAAATGGTATGACATTTTTATGAAGCCTTTGGAAAAGAAGAAATTTAAACAAATTCGAAAGAAACTTTTGGCAAACGCTACGGGAAGCGTCCTTGAATTGGGTTCAGGCACTGGAGTGAATTTTCCCTATTATACTTCTGCTGAAAAAGTTACAGCGGTAGAACCAAGCTTACATATGATTGAGCAATCCATTTCCAAACAAAAACAATCGGTTATTCCAATTGAAGTGGTTCAGGCAGTTGCAGAGGATTTACCATTTAAGGCAGATATGTTTGATACAGTTGTAGCCACGCTCGTATTTTGTACGATTCCAAATCCGGAAAAAGCAATCTTGGAAATGAAACGAGTATGTAAACTTAATGGAAAAATCCTCCTATTTGAACATGTGAAAATGGAAAATCGCATACTTGGGACCATTCAGGAGCTGTTAACACCTGTTTGGAAAAAAATTTGTGATGGATGCTGTTTAAATAGAAATACCATTAAGCTATTAAACGGACATGATATTATGATGACGAGGGTGCAAAAATACTCCAAGGATTTATTTGTTTTGGTAGAGTCTGTAAATAAGAAGTAA
- a CDS encoding ribose-phosphate diphosphokinase yields the protein MTYQLNNRFKMFTLNSNQTLAAEMAELLGCELGKCSVTKFSDGEIQIHIEESVRGSEVFIVQSTSSPVNENVMELLIMIDSLKRASAKAINVVIPYYGYGRQDRKARSREPITAKLVANLLEAAGATRVLTMDLHTPQLQGFFDIPVEHLFGVPILTQYYENKGLDNIVVVAPHNGSIGRARKMAKLLHSPLALIDKRKLEENEIETFFVIGNVEGKNAIIIDDLIDTAETITSAAQALAENGATSIYAGCTHPVFTAQAIEKIEQSPIKELVVTNTIVLPEEKKIEKIKTISVAPLLVEAIDRIHNEKAVSPLFE from the coding sequence GTGACCTATCAATTAAATAACAGATTTAAAATGTTTACATTGAATTCAAATCAAACACTTGCAGCTGAGATGGCTGAGCTTTTAGGCTGTGAGCTGGGCAAATGCTCTGTTACGAAATTTAGTGATGGTGAAATTCAAATTCATATTGAAGAAAGCGTTCGCGGAAGTGAGGTATTTATTGTTCAATCTACTTCCTCTCCAGTTAATGAAAATGTGATGGAGCTTCTTATCATGATTGACTCCTTGAAACGGGCATCTGCTAAAGCGATTAATGTTGTTATTCCATACTATGGGTATGGACGCCAAGACCGAAAAGCTCGTTCACGAGAACCAATTACGGCTAAACTTGTCGCAAACCTTTTGGAAGCTGCCGGAGCAACAAGAGTGCTGACAATGGACCTTCATACACCTCAGCTTCAAGGTTTTTTTGATATACCGGTTGAACATCTGTTTGGTGTTCCAATCCTTACACAGTATTATGAAAATAAAGGATTAGACAATATTGTCGTTGTTGCGCCGCATAATGGCAGTATCGGAAGAGCAAGAAAAATGGCTAAGCTATTACATTCTCCACTTGCCCTGATTGATAAAAGAAAACTAGAAGAAAATGAGATTGAAACCTTTTTTGTCATTGGTAATGTTGAAGGGAAAAATGCCATTATTATTGATGATCTAATTGATACTGCTGAAACCATCACCTCAGCGGCTCAGGCGCTGGCAGAAAATGGTGCAACATCCATCTATGCCGGATGTACACATCCTGTATTCACAGCACAGGCGATTGAAAAAATAGAGCAATCACCAATTAAAGAATTAGTGGTAACAAACACGATTGTGTTACCAGAAGAGAAAAAAATTGAAAAAATAAAAACAATATCTGTCGCTCCATTGCTTGTAGAGGCAATTGACCGGATTCATAACGAGAAAGCGGTAAGTCCTTTATTTGAATAA
- a CDS encoding MFS transporter: MSYHADDAKAIEIRPDWLQSYIDSPEKQRQLYKRTLIIVVLSQIFGGAGLAAGITVGALIAQDMLGTDQFAGVPTALFTLGSAAAAYIVGRLSQRFGRRSGLAAGFLTGGIGAIGVVIAAITNNILLLFASLLIYGAGSATNLQARYAGTDMASSKQRATAISTAMVSTTFGAVAGPNMVEVMGEFATSIGIPALAGPFILAATAFILAGLVLLVFLRPDPLVVANVIARVKSKEEVNLSIETPRDTQEINNHGVVLGTVLMIVTQLVMVGIMTMTPVHMRHHGHGLSEVGMVIGIHVAFMFLPSFFTGILVDKIGRSAMAIAAGITLLAAGVIAAFASADSMAGIITALALLGLGWNFGLICGTALVVDSTLPTTRAKTQGTVDVLIALAGATGGVLSGMVAAHSSYAVLSLAGGFLSLLLIPVVVWSRNK, translated from the coding sequence ATGTCTTATCATGCTGACGATGCAAAGGCTATAGAAATTCGACCAGATTGGCTCCAAAGTTATATAGATTCCCCTGAAAAACAAAGACAGTTATATAAACGGACATTGATTATTGTTGTTCTCTCACAAATCTTTGGTGGTGCTGGGCTTGCTGCGGGCATTACTGTTGGTGCCCTGATTGCTCAAGATATGCTCGGCACTGATCAATTTGCGGGTGTTCCAACTGCTTTGTTCACGTTGGGCTCCGCTGCTGCTGCGTATATTGTGGGGCGGCTATCTCAACGGTTTGGACGCCGCTCAGGGCTAGCCGCCGGATTTTTGACAGGCGGAATTGGCGCTATCGGTGTTGTGATTGCTGCAATAACCAATAATATTCTATTACTATTTGCCTCTCTATTAATCTATGGCGCCGGATCAGCAACCAATCTGCAAGCACGCTATGCGGGTACCGACATGGCTAGTTCAAAACAGCGGGCAACAGCCATCAGTACTGCTATGGTTTCCACCACGTTTGGAGCCGTTGCAGGCCCCAACATGGTGGAGGTAATGGGGGAATTTGCCACGTCAATTGGAATTCCAGCATTAGCGGGCCCCTTCATTCTGGCTGCCACAGCTTTTATTCTAGCGGGTTTGGTGCTTTTAGTATTCCTGCGTCCCGACCCTCTTGTAGTAGCTAATGTCATTGCGCGAGTGAAAAGCAAAGAAGAGGTAAATCTATCAATAGAGACCCCTAGGGACACTCAAGAAATAAATAATCACGGAGTTGTTTTGGGAACTGTCCTAATGATTGTAACTCAGCTGGTTATGGTAGGCATTATGACCATGACTCCAGTCCACATGAGGCACCATGGTCATGGATTAAGTGAGGTGGGAATGGTCATCGGTATTCATGTAGCTTTCATGTTTTTGCCGTCCTTTTTTACCGGTATTCTCGTTGATAAAATTGGTCGTTCGGCAATGGCAATTGCAGCTGGTATTACTTTGCTTGCTGCCGGAGTGATCGCAGCTTTTGCATCTGCAGATTCCATGGCAGGCATCATCACCGCTCTCGCTTTGCTAGGGCTAGGCTGGAACTTTGGCTTGATTTGCGGCACAGCGCTTGTTGTAGACTCAACTCTTCCCACCACGCGTGCTAAGACCCAAGGAACGGTAGATGTGTTGATTGCATTAGCCGGTGCCACCGGAGGAGTACTTTCGGGTATGGTAGCCGCTCACTCTAGTTATGCTGTACTTTCACTTGCTGGAGGTTTCTTATCATTATTGTTGATTCCGGTAGTTGTTTGGTCTCGTAATAAATAA